A single Vigna radiata var. radiata cultivar VC1973A chromosome 8, Vradiata_ver6, whole genome shotgun sequence DNA region contains:
- the LOC106772156 gene encoding serine/threonine-protein kinase CTR1 isoform X2, translating to MYSDAEAESESERNRMSCGADEEEQGSFKSLAKQTEQSYQLQLALALRLSSHASSSSDHSSSLTQTLSHRFWVDGCLQYTDKILDGFYLIHGMDAYTWTLSTDLQNVGIIPSFESLMSVEPSDDSSIVVVAVDKSRDPGLRELQNRVASLSNNWITTKDATDQLASLICNRMGGGSLTEENLAIRWKECTQLLKSCLHSVILPIGSLPIGLCVHRALLFKVLADLINLPCRIAKGCKYCRNDVGASCIVQFGSDRTKGWGRRLVSNIRVSIPLSTHLPHPCKFIIVVLVLYCWHLTNNITKPPLVSIGMAMREYMIDLIGRPGATCQPDSFLNSASSMLVASPLCHPKFKPVETAEYTKTLAQLYFLDSQALHLVFDSTSGPAVNHSDKMDLQRTEALGANYAGGNSHLIALKEYEYFNEVDQTVLDYPSHEVDLDEEDLDIPWSELILKENIGTGSFGTVLRADWRGSDVAVKILKVQGFDPGRFEEFLKEVSLMKRLRHPNIVLLMGAVIQPPKLSIVTEYLSRGSLYELLHMPNVGSSLSERCRLKMAYDVASGMNYLHQMRPPIVHRDLKSPNLLVDDSYTVKVCDFGLSRTKANTFLSSKTAAGTPEWMAPEVIRGELSNEKCDVFSFGVILWELVTLQQPWRHLNPSQVVAAVGFMDKRLDIPRHVNPEVAALIELSWATEPWRRPSFSYIMKCLQQIITDARG from the exons ATGTATAGTGATGCTGAGGCCGAATCTGAATCTGAACGCAACAGAATGAGTTGTGGCGCCGATGAAGAAGAACAAGGTTCCTTCAAGAGCTTGGCCAAGCAAACGGAGCAGAGTTACCAGTTGCAGCTCGCACTTGCCCTTCGTCTCTCTTCTCATGCTTCTTCTTCGTCCGATCACTCTTCGTCTCTGACTCAGACATTATCACACCGTTTTTGG GTGGATGGTTGTTTGCAATACACTGACAAAATTTTAGATGGCTTTTACTTAATCCATGGGATGGATGCATATACATGGACTCTAAGTACTGATTTGCAGAATGTTGGTATTATTCCATCATTTGAATCACTCATGTCAGTTGAACCCAGTGACGACTCGTCAATTGTTGTGGTTGCTGTTGATAAATCTAGAGATCCTGGTTTGAGAGAACTGCAAAACAGGGTAGCAAGTCTTTCAAATAACTGGATTACCACTAAAGATGCAACTGATCAGCTTGCAAGTCTTATTTGCAATAGGATGGG GGGAGGGTCTTTAACTGAGGAAAATTTAGCTATACGCTGGAAGGAATGCACCCAACTTCTTAAAAGCTGCCTGCACTCTGTCATTCTTCCAATTGGAAGCTTACCCATTGGCCTTTGTGTCCATCGAGCGTTGCtgtttaaa GTGTTGGCTGACTTAATCAATCTACCATGCCGTATTGCAAAGGGCTGCAAGTATTGCAGAAATGACGTGGGAGCGTCATGCATAGTTCAATTTGGTTCTGACAG GACTAAAGGATGGGGCAGACGATTGGTTTCAAATATAAGAGTCTCCATCCCCCTCTCAACCCATCTCCCCCACCCTTGCAAGTTTATCATTGTCGTACTTGTCTTGTACTGTTGGCACCTGACCAACAACATCACAAAGCCTCCTCTGGTGTCAATAGGGATGGCAATGAG GGAGtatatgattgatttaattgGAAGGCCTGGGGCAACATGTCAACCTGATTCTTTTCTGAATTCTGCTTCTTCAATGTTGGTTGCTTCACCATTATGTCATCCAAAGTTCAAGCCAGTTGAAACAGCTGAATATACAAAGACACTTGCTCAATTGTATTTCTTGGACAGTCAAGCGCTGCATCTTGTATTTGATAGTACATCAG GACCTGCTGTTAATCACAGTGACAAAATGGATCTGCAGCGAACCGAAGCTTTGGGTGCAAATTATGCTGGTGGAAACAGCCATCTGATTGCTTTGA AGGAGTATGAATATTTCAATGAAGTAGACCAGACAGTCTTGGATTATCCAAGTCATGAAGTTGATCTTGACGAGGAGGATCTGGATATTCCTTGGAGTGAACTTATTTTGAAGGAGAACATTGGGAcag GGTCATTTGGAACTGTCCTTCGTGCAGACTGGCGTGGTTCC GATGTTGCAGTGAAAATTCTTAAAGTGCAAGGTTTTGATCCTGGGCGATTTGAAGAATTTCTAAAGGAG GTCTCACTCATGAAGCGCCTACGACATCCAAATATTGTACTCTTGATGGGTGCAGTTATTCAACCCCCTAAGTTATCAATTGTAACAGAGTATTTATCTAG AGGCAGTTTGTATGAACTTCTGCACATGCCCAATGTTGGATCATCACTTAGTGAGAGGTGTCGCTTAAAAATGGCTTATGATGTG GCAAGCGGAATGAATTATCTTCATCAAATGAGACCCCCCATTGTGCATAGAGATTTGAAGTCTCCAAATCTTTTGGTTGATGATTCATACACTGTTAAG GTATGTGACTTTGGTCTTTCACGCACAAAGGCAAACACATTTCTTTCTTCTAAAACCGCAGCTGGGACT CCTGAATGGATGGCACCCGAAGTCATCAGAGGAGAACTGTCAAACGAAAAGTGTGATGTATTCAGCTTTGGTGTAATTTTGTGGGAACTAGTCACCCTGCAACAACCATGGAGACATTTAAATCCTTCACAG GTTGTTGCGGCTGTTGGTTTTATGGACAAAAGGCTAGATATTCCAAGGCATGTGAATCCTGAAGTTGCAGCCTTGATTGAGCTCTCCTGGGCCAC GGAACCCTGGAGACGGCCTTCTTTCTCCTATATTATGAAATGTTTGCAGCAAATAATTACTGATGCTAGAGGGTGA
- the LOC106771334 gene encoding uncharacterized protein LOC106771334 → MHTTERSRLYHLISILIFSTIFFHLCLFIFPKSRNCMQLRLVVMKNALIGLKPSLSVPVSHSSFPFSSSHSLTPFPLSLSSKSLPLLVFANSNKDLREQGNTQQPQPPNGSKDQQKQQQENGNDGSNQRLPLLGFNWRKLLDPDPDNVLALGLTGILTWASVQVLWQLLFISFAILVAALKYSFIAALLVFILIALL, encoded by the coding sequence ATGCACACCACAGAACGAAGTAGATTATATCATCtgatttcaattttgattttctccaccattttcttccatctttgCCTTTTCATTTTCCCAAAATCCAGAAATTGTATGCAACTGCGACTAGTAGTGATGAAGAATGCGTTGATAGGGTTGAAACCCTCACTCTCAGTTCCTGTTTCACACTCTTCTTTTCCGTTCTCTTCTTCCCATTCCCTCACACCCTTCCCTTTATCTCTCTCCTCAAAATCACTCCCACTTCTTGTATTCGCTAACAGCAACAAAGATTTGAGGGAACAGGGAAACACACAGCAACCACAGCCACCCAATGGTTCCAAGGATCAGCAAAAGCAGCAGCAAGAGAATGGCAACGATGGGAGTAATCAAAGATTGCCCCTTTTAGGTTTCAATTGGAGGAAACTGTTGGATCCCGACCCTGACAACGTCCTTGCACTTGGCCTAACGGGAATTCTCACATGGGCAAGTGTGCAAGTCCTCTGGCAGCTCTTGTTCATCTCTTTCGCCATTCTTGTTGCTGCCCTCAAGTACTCTTTTATCGCTGCTCTTCTTGTGTTCATTCTCATTGCTCTTCTTTGA
- the LOC106771654 gene encoding putative disease resistance protein RGA3, whose product MIQLQTPLPIAFLFLPLLKLMAESLLFSSAESLLGKLASRAFQEASLAFGVHRDLQQMKETMELIRGVLLDAEKKNPQSSALSEWLIQIKRVFSDAEDIVDDFECETLRKHVVNTYGSCSRKVSRFFSSSNPVVYRLRMAHHIQDINTRLTKLASQRSMFDLQVIHKDTRVVHVREMTHSHVNPSNVTGREHDKQEIIKLLLQDDHGQSLSVISIVGMGGLGKTTLAKLVFNDPIIHACFPLRMWVCVSNEFELRNVLIKILNSTPNPTRENFNNFETEQLQIHLRNTLQGQKSLLVLDNVWNEDPTRWDELREIIDVGVEGSKILVTTRSHKVATIMHIKSSNLYLLGCLSEEDSLSLFVKYAFKDGDEMKHPQLLKIGEEIVKKCGGLPLAVKTVGSSLFSKVDEKEWKSVRDNEIWNLEQNEKDILPALKLSYDQLPSYLKPCFASFSLYTKDTSVFGTQVCTLWGALGFLPTPKASESMMDVATQLLHELWSRSFLSEYEDYGGECRFKLHDLVIDLAVYIAKGEFEIIDNHNPKLYKNAHHLRFVENNLLDQALLPSSLRTIIFPRGANNEDFLNTLVSRCKFLRVLNLNFSEYASLPRCIGKLKHLRSLSLMENENLTELPDSICKLQNLETLLLVWCMKLQKLPKGLANLVSLRYLGITTIEPACPEKDIASLTSLEKLGFYRCDNFESLFKEILLPTLKEFSLSDCKSLKTVSFHAIKNLEVLMISNCNKLELSMGLNNQILDLRLKLLILSDLPRLVTLPRWLQGSANSLQSLYIQHCINIYELPDWLPTLNCLQGLSFLYCPNLLSLPDNMHRLTNLKEINVTGSYELWKRYKPDVGQDWHKISHVNLVCNDYQSESEEELTDKS is encoded by the exons ATGATTCAACTTCAAACACCCCTTCCCATTGCATTCCTCTTTCTTCCACTTTTAAAACTCATGGCTGAATCGCTTCTTTTCAGCTCCGCAGAATCGCTCCTAGGCAAGCTTGCTTCTCGTGCCTTTCAAGAAGCTTCTCTAGCGTTTGGTGTGCACCGCGATCTTCAACAGATGAAAGAAACTATGGAACTCATAAGAGGTGTGCTCTTAGATGCCGAGAAAAAAAATCCACAAAGCAGTGCACTGAGCGAATGGCTAATTCAGATCAAGCGCGTGTTTTCTGATGCTGAAGACATAGTCGATGATTTTGAGTGTGAAACCTTGCGGAAGCATGTTGTCAACACCTATGGTAGCTGCTCAAGAAAGGTAAGCCGTTTCTTCTCATCAAGTAATCCTGTTGTTTATCGTCTTAGAATGGCGCATCACATTCAAGATATCAACACCAGGTTGACCAAACTTGCATCTCAAAGAAGCATGTTCGACCTTCAAGTCATTCACAAAGACACACGTGTCGTGCACGTGAGGGAAATGACTCATTCTCATGTAAACCCTTCCAATGTTACAGGAAGGGAACATGataaacaagaaataataaaacttttgttgCAAGATGATCATGGCCAAAGTCTCTCTGTTATTTCCATTGTGGGAATGGGAGGCTTGGGAAAAACCACACTTGCTAAATTGGTTTTCAATGACCCCATAATCCATGCATGTTTTCCCTTGAGGATGTGGGTGTGTGTCTCTAATGAATTTGAACTTAGGAATGTGCTCATTAAAATCCTCAATTCTACTCCAAACCCAACTAGGGAAAACTTCAATAATTTTGAGACAGAGCAACTTCAAATTCATTTGAGAAATACACTTCAAGGGCAGAAGTCCTTGCTTGTATTGGATAACGTGTGGAACGAGGATCCTACAAGATGGGATGAGTTGAGAGAAATAATAGACGTGGGTGTTGAAGGGAGTAAAATCCTAGTGACTACTCGTAGCCATAAAGTAGCTACCATTATGCACATTAAATCCTCAAATTTGTACCTTCTAGGATGTCTCTCTGAAGAGGATTCTCTTTCTCTATTTGTGAAATATGCTTTTAAAGATGGAGATGAGATGAAACATCCTCAACTATTGAAAATTGGGGaagaaatagtaaaaaaatgtgGAGGGTTACCATTGGCGGTGAAAACGGTGGGGAGTTCACTGTTCTCAAAGGTTGATGAGAAAGAGTGGAAGAGTGTAAGAGACAATGAGATTTGGAATTTagaacaaaatgaaaaggacATTTTGCCTGCTCTCAAACTAAGTTACGATCAACTGCCTTCATATTTAAAACCCTGTTTTGCTTCTTTCTCCCTTTACACAAAAGACACAAGTGTTTTTGGTACGCAAGTTTGCACGTTATGGGGAGCACTTGGTTTTCTTCCAACACCAAAGGCAAGTGAATCAATGATGGATGTTGCCACTCAATTGTTGCATGAGCTATGGTcaagatcttttctttcagaatatGAAGACTACGGAGGTGAGTGCAGGTTTAAATTACATGATTTGGTGATTGATCTTGCTGTATATATTGCAAAAGGTGAATTTGAAATAATAGATAACCACAATCccaaattatacaaaaatgcCCATCATTTGAGATTTGTGGAAAATAATTTGCTTGATCAAGCTCTTCTTCCCTCAAGTCTAAGAACTATCATTTTTCCTAGAGGAGCTAATAATGAAGATTTCTTGAATACATTGGTGTCAAGGTGCAAATTCTTGAGggttttaaacttaaatttttctgAATACGCAAGTTTGCCTCGCTGCATCGGAAAGTTGAAACATTTAAGATCTCTCAGCCTTATGGAAAATGAAAACCTTACGGAACTCCCTGATTCAATTTGCAAACTTCAAAATTTGGAAACTTTGCTCCTTGTTTGGTGCATGAAGCTACAAAAGTTACCCAAAGGACTAGCAAATCTAGTAAGCCTTCGTTACCTAGGTATAACCACCATAGAACCTGCTTGTCCAGAAAAGGATATTGCAAGTTTGACTTCTTTAGAAAAATTAGGCTTTTATCGTTGTGATAATTTTGAGTCCTTGTTCAAAGAAATACTACTACCCACTCTTAAAGAATTTTCTTTAAGTGATTGTAAAAGTCTAAAAACGGTGTCGTTCCATGCCATAAAAAATTTAGAGGTTTTAATGATTTCCAATTGCAACAAGTTGGAATTGTCAATGGGCCTTAACAACCAAATCCTTGATTTAAGGTTGAAGCTTCTCATTCTTTCTGACTTGCCACGTCTAGTCACATTGCCTCGGTGGCTTCAAGGATCTGCCAACTCTTTACAATCCTTATATATTCAACAttgcataaatatttatgaGCTTCCTGATTGGCTACCAACTCTAAATTGTCTCCAAGGAC tttcctttctctattgtcCAAACCTATTATCGCTCCCTGATAATATGCATCGTCTCACAAATCTAAAAGAGATTAATGTCACTGGTTCTTATGAATTATGGAAAAGATACAAGCCAGATGTTGGACAGGATTGGCACAAAATATCTCATGTCAATCTTGTTTGTAATGATTATCAATCAGAAAGTGAAGAAGAATTAACAGACAAAAGTTGA
- the LOC106772156 gene encoding serine/threonine-protein kinase CTR1 isoform X1, with protein sequence MYSDAEAESESERNRMSCGADEEEQGSFKSLAKQTEQSYQLQLALALRLSSHASSSSDHSSSLTQTLSHRFWVDGCLQYTDKILDGFYLIHGMDAYTWTLSTDLQNVGIIPSFESLMSVEPSDDSSIVVVAVDKSRDPGLRELQNRVASLSNNWITTKDATDQLASLICNRMGGGSLTEENLAIRWKECTQLLKSCLHSVILPIGSLPIGLCVHRALLFKVLADLINLPCRIAKGCKYCRNDVGASCIVQFGSDRTKGWGRRLVSNIRVSIPLSTHLPHPCKFIIVVLVLYCWHLTNNITKPPLVSIGMAMREYMIDLIGRPGATCQPDSFLNSASSMLVASPLCHPKFKPVETAEYTKTLAQLYFLDSQALHLVFDSTSGPAVNHSDKMDLQRTEALGANYAGGNSHLIALIPGAEEYEYFNEVDQTVLDYPSHEVDLDEEDLDIPWSELILKENIGTGSFGTVLRADWRGSDVAVKILKVQGFDPGRFEEFLKEVSLMKRLRHPNIVLLMGAVIQPPKLSIVTEYLSRGSLYELLHMPNVGSSLSERCRLKMAYDVASGMNYLHQMRPPIVHRDLKSPNLLVDDSYTVKVCDFGLSRTKANTFLSSKTAAGTPEWMAPEVIRGELSNEKCDVFSFGVILWELVTLQQPWRHLNPSQVVAAVGFMDKRLDIPRHVNPEVAALIELSWATEPWRRPSFSYIMKCLQQIITDARG encoded by the exons ATGTATAGTGATGCTGAGGCCGAATCTGAATCTGAACGCAACAGAATGAGTTGTGGCGCCGATGAAGAAGAACAAGGTTCCTTCAAGAGCTTGGCCAAGCAAACGGAGCAGAGTTACCAGTTGCAGCTCGCACTTGCCCTTCGTCTCTCTTCTCATGCTTCTTCTTCGTCCGATCACTCTTCGTCTCTGACTCAGACATTATCACACCGTTTTTGG GTGGATGGTTGTTTGCAATACACTGACAAAATTTTAGATGGCTTTTACTTAATCCATGGGATGGATGCATATACATGGACTCTAAGTACTGATTTGCAGAATGTTGGTATTATTCCATCATTTGAATCACTCATGTCAGTTGAACCCAGTGACGACTCGTCAATTGTTGTGGTTGCTGTTGATAAATCTAGAGATCCTGGTTTGAGAGAACTGCAAAACAGGGTAGCAAGTCTTTCAAATAACTGGATTACCACTAAAGATGCAACTGATCAGCTTGCAAGTCTTATTTGCAATAGGATGGG GGGAGGGTCTTTAACTGAGGAAAATTTAGCTATACGCTGGAAGGAATGCACCCAACTTCTTAAAAGCTGCCTGCACTCTGTCATTCTTCCAATTGGAAGCTTACCCATTGGCCTTTGTGTCCATCGAGCGTTGCtgtttaaa GTGTTGGCTGACTTAATCAATCTACCATGCCGTATTGCAAAGGGCTGCAAGTATTGCAGAAATGACGTGGGAGCGTCATGCATAGTTCAATTTGGTTCTGACAG GACTAAAGGATGGGGCAGACGATTGGTTTCAAATATAAGAGTCTCCATCCCCCTCTCAACCCATCTCCCCCACCCTTGCAAGTTTATCATTGTCGTACTTGTCTTGTACTGTTGGCACCTGACCAACAACATCACAAAGCCTCCTCTGGTGTCAATAGGGATGGCAATGAG GGAGtatatgattgatttaattgGAAGGCCTGGGGCAACATGTCAACCTGATTCTTTTCTGAATTCTGCTTCTTCAATGTTGGTTGCTTCACCATTATGTCATCCAAAGTTCAAGCCAGTTGAAACAGCTGAATATACAAAGACACTTGCTCAATTGTATTTCTTGGACAGTCAAGCGCTGCATCTTGTATTTGATAGTACATCAG GACCTGCTGTTAATCACAGTGACAAAATGGATCTGCAGCGAACCGAAGCTTTGGGTGCAAATTATGCTGGTGGAAACAGCCATCTGATTGCTTTGA TTCCTGGTGCAGAGGAGTATGAATATTTCAATGAAGTAGACCAGACAGTCTTGGATTATCCAAGTCATGAAGTTGATCTTGACGAGGAGGATCTGGATATTCCTTGGAGTGAACTTATTTTGAAGGAGAACATTGGGAcag GGTCATTTGGAACTGTCCTTCGTGCAGACTGGCGTGGTTCC GATGTTGCAGTGAAAATTCTTAAAGTGCAAGGTTTTGATCCTGGGCGATTTGAAGAATTTCTAAAGGAG GTCTCACTCATGAAGCGCCTACGACATCCAAATATTGTACTCTTGATGGGTGCAGTTATTCAACCCCCTAAGTTATCAATTGTAACAGAGTATTTATCTAG AGGCAGTTTGTATGAACTTCTGCACATGCCCAATGTTGGATCATCACTTAGTGAGAGGTGTCGCTTAAAAATGGCTTATGATGTG GCAAGCGGAATGAATTATCTTCATCAAATGAGACCCCCCATTGTGCATAGAGATTTGAAGTCTCCAAATCTTTTGGTTGATGATTCATACACTGTTAAG GTATGTGACTTTGGTCTTTCACGCACAAAGGCAAACACATTTCTTTCTTCTAAAACCGCAGCTGGGACT CCTGAATGGATGGCACCCGAAGTCATCAGAGGAGAACTGTCAAACGAAAAGTGTGATGTATTCAGCTTTGGTGTAATTTTGTGGGAACTAGTCACCCTGCAACAACCATGGAGACATTTAAATCCTTCACAG GTTGTTGCGGCTGTTGGTTTTATGGACAAAAGGCTAGATATTCCAAGGCATGTGAATCCTGAAGTTGCAGCCTTGATTGAGCTCTCCTGGGCCAC GGAACCCTGGAGACGGCCTTCTTTCTCCTATATTATGAAATGTTTGCAGCAAATAATTACTGATGCTAGAGGGTGA
- the LOC106772156 gene encoding serine/threonine-protein kinase CTR1 isoform X3 — MYSDAEAESESERNRMSCGADEEEQGSFKSLAKQTEQSYQLQLALALRLSSHASSSSDHSSSLTQTLSHRFWVDGCLQYTDKILDGFYLIHGMDAYTWTLSTDLQNVGIIPSFESLMSVEPSDDSSIVVVAVDKSRDPGLRELQNRVASLSNNWITTKDATDQLASLICNRMGGGSLTEENLAIRWKECTQLLKSCLHSVILPIGSLPIGLCVHRALLFKVLADLINLPCRIAKGCKYCRNDVGASCIVQFGSDREYMIDLIGRPGATCQPDSFLNSASSMLVASPLCHPKFKPVETAEYTKTLAQLYFLDSQALHLVFDSTSGPAVNHSDKMDLQRTEALGANYAGGNSHLIALIPGAEEYEYFNEVDQTVLDYPSHEVDLDEEDLDIPWSELILKENIGTGSFGTVLRADWRGSDVAVKILKVQGFDPGRFEEFLKEVSLMKRLRHPNIVLLMGAVIQPPKLSIVTEYLSRGSLYELLHMPNVGSSLSERCRLKMAYDVASGMNYLHQMRPPIVHRDLKSPNLLVDDSYTVKVCDFGLSRTKANTFLSSKTAAGTPEWMAPEVIRGELSNEKCDVFSFGVILWELVTLQQPWRHLNPSQVVAAVGFMDKRLDIPRHVNPEVAALIELSWATEPWRRPSFSYIMKCLQQIITDARG, encoded by the exons ATGTATAGTGATGCTGAGGCCGAATCTGAATCTGAACGCAACAGAATGAGTTGTGGCGCCGATGAAGAAGAACAAGGTTCCTTCAAGAGCTTGGCCAAGCAAACGGAGCAGAGTTACCAGTTGCAGCTCGCACTTGCCCTTCGTCTCTCTTCTCATGCTTCTTCTTCGTCCGATCACTCTTCGTCTCTGACTCAGACATTATCACACCGTTTTTGG GTGGATGGTTGTTTGCAATACACTGACAAAATTTTAGATGGCTTTTACTTAATCCATGGGATGGATGCATATACATGGACTCTAAGTACTGATTTGCAGAATGTTGGTATTATTCCATCATTTGAATCACTCATGTCAGTTGAACCCAGTGACGACTCGTCAATTGTTGTGGTTGCTGTTGATAAATCTAGAGATCCTGGTTTGAGAGAACTGCAAAACAGGGTAGCAAGTCTTTCAAATAACTGGATTACCACTAAAGATGCAACTGATCAGCTTGCAAGTCTTATTTGCAATAGGATGGG GGGAGGGTCTTTAACTGAGGAAAATTTAGCTATACGCTGGAAGGAATGCACCCAACTTCTTAAAAGCTGCCTGCACTCTGTCATTCTTCCAATTGGAAGCTTACCCATTGGCCTTTGTGTCCATCGAGCGTTGCtgtttaaa GTGTTGGCTGACTTAATCAATCTACCATGCCGTATTGCAAAGGGCTGCAAGTATTGCAGAAATGACGTGGGAGCGTCATGCATAGTTCAATTTGGTTCTGACAG GGAGtatatgattgatttaattgGAAGGCCTGGGGCAACATGTCAACCTGATTCTTTTCTGAATTCTGCTTCTTCAATGTTGGTTGCTTCACCATTATGTCATCCAAAGTTCAAGCCAGTTGAAACAGCTGAATATACAAAGACACTTGCTCAATTGTATTTCTTGGACAGTCAAGCGCTGCATCTTGTATTTGATAGTACATCAG GACCTGCTGTTAATCACAGTGACAAAATGGATCTGCAGCGAACCGAAGCTTTGGGTGCAAATTATGCTGGTGGAAACAGCCATCTGATTGCTTTGA TTCCTGGTGCAGAGGAGTATGAATATTTCAATGAAGTAGACCAGACAGTCTTGGATTATCCAAGTCATGAAGTTGATCTTGACGAGGAGGATCTGGATATTCCTTGGAGTGAACTTATTTTGAAGGAGAACATTGGGAcag GGTCATTTGGAACTGTCCTTCGTGCAGACTGGCGTGGTTCC GATGTTGCAGTGAAAATTCTTAAAGTGCAAGGTTTTGATCCTGGGCGATTTGAAGAATTTCTAAAGGAG GTCTCACTCATGAAGCGCCTACGACATCCAAATATTGTACTCTTGATGGGTGCAGTTATTCAACCCCCTAAGTTATCAATTGTAACAGAGTATTTATCTAG AGGCAGTTTGTATGAACTTCTGCACATGCCCAATGTTGGATCATCACTTAGTGAGAGGTGTCGCTTAAAAATGGCTTATGATGTG GCAAGCGGAATGAATTATCTTCATCAAATGAGACCCCCCATTGTGCATAGAGATTTGAAGTCTCCAAATCTTTTGGTTGATGATTCATACACTGTTAAG GTATGTGACTTTGGTCTTTCACGCACAAAGGCAAACACATTTCTTTCTTCTAAAACCGCAGCTGGGACT CCTGAATGGATGGCACCCGAAGTCATCAGAGGAGAACTGTCAAACGAAAAGTGTGATGTATTCAGCTTTGGTGTAATTTTGTGGGAACTAGTCACCCTGCAACAACCATGGAGACATTTAAATCCTTCACAG GTTGTTGCGGCTGTTGGTTTTATGGACAAAAGGCTAGATATTCCAAGGCATGTGAATCCTGAAGTTGCAGCCTTGATTGAGCTCTCCTGGGCCAC GGAACCCTGGAGACGGCCTTCTTTCTCCTATATTATGAAATGTTTGCAGCAAATAATTACTGATGCTAGAGGGTGA